One region of Blattabacterium cuenoti genomic DNA includes:
- a CDS encoding iron-sulfur cluster assembly protein: protein MNISNNYQSLEDSIVSVLKKVYDPEIPVDIYELGLIYDIQISYKKEVKIIMTLTTINCPVAESLPLEVEKKIKSINEVKNVNVVLTFDPPWSREFMSEEARLELGFL from the coding sequence ATGAATATAAGCAATAATTATCAATCTTTAGAAGATTCTATTGTTTCTGTATTAAAAAAAGTATATGATCCGGAAATTCCAGTAGATATTTATGAACTTGGTCTTATTTATGATATTCAAATTTCTTATAAAAAAGAAGTAAAAATTATAATGACTTTAACTACTATAAATTGTCCAGTTGCAGAAAGTTTACCACTTGAAGTGGAAAAAAAAATAAAATCAATAAACGAAGTTAAAAATGTTAATGTTGTATTAACATTTGATCCTCCTTGGAGTAGAGAATTTATGAGTGAAGAAGCACGTTTAGAATTAGGTTTTTTATGA
- a CDS encoding M16 family metallopeptidase: MNRFFLFFLMLIMIFNHLNSKNLYKIKFVEEKLSNGLHVILHQDNTNPLVSVSVLYHVGSKNETLGKSGFAHFFEHLMFEGSKNIKRGEYFKYIASNGGQNNAYTNYDETCYYEILPSDRLPLALWLESERMLHAKVDKESINIQRKVVKEEKKMRIENQPYVTALTEVIPFLLFKKHPYKYPIIGYNKDLDSATENDYKEFYKTYYVPNNAILVVAGDFKMNLTKKLIKEYFSSIPKGKMNFKMKKMIEDPINKEIFYTYKDKNIKVPGVFLSYRVPKITDKDSYVLKIIDHVLSYGESSRIMKNVVNTKQIASYAGSFLDAMEDYGIFIIYGLVNHGTNLNQLTKIIDEEIDLLKEKGITQYELKKQINCFEKKFISDNYSMSGIAANLSHYHLYYKNTTLINTDIEKYYSISIEDIKRVANKYLNKNNRVRLYNVPDQK, from the coding sequence ATGAATCGGTTTTTTCTTTTTTTCTTAATGTTAATTATGATATTTAATCATTTAAATTCCAAAAATTTGTATAAAATTAAATTTGTAGAAGAAAAATTATCAAATGGATTACACGTCATTTTACATCAAGATAATACTAATCCTTTAGTTTCAGTTTCTGTATTATATCATGTAGGAAGTAAAAATGAAACACTTGGAAAATCTGGATTTGCTCATTTTTTTGAACATCTTATGTTTGAAGGATCTAAAAATATAAAAAGAGGTGAATATTTTAAATATATAGCATCTAATGGAGGACAAAATAATGCTTATACTAATTATGATGAAACATGTTATTATGAAATATTGCCATCTGATCGTCTTCCGTTAGCTTTGTGGTTAGAATCAGAAAGAATGTTACATGCTAAAGTAGATAAAGAAAGTATTAACATACAAAGAAAAGTGGTAAAAGAAGAAAAAAAAATGCGTATAGAAAATCAACCATATGTAACTGCACTTACAGAAGTAATACCATTTTTATTATTTAAAAAACATCCATATAAATATCCAATTATTGGATACAATAAAGATTTAGATTCAGCTACAGAAAATGATTATAAAGAATTTTATAAAACTTATTATGTTCCAAATAATGCTATTTTAGTTGTTGCAGGAGATTTTAAAATGAATTTAACCAAAAAATTAATTAAGGAATATTTTTCATCTATTCCAAAAGGAAAAATGAATTTTAAAATGAAAAAAATGATAGAAGATCCTATAAATAAAGAAATATTTTATACTTATAAAGATAAAAATATAAAAGTTCCTGGAGTTTTTTTATCTTATAGAGTTCCAAAAATAACGGATAAAGATTCATATGTATTAAAAATAATAGATCATGTGCTTTCTTATGGAGAAAGTTCACGTATAATGAAAAATGTAGTAAATACCAAACAAATAGCATCTTATGCAGGTTCTTTTTTAGATGCAATGGAAGATTATGGAATTTTTATTATATATGGATTGGTTAATCATGGAACAAATTTGAATCAATTAACAAAAATAATAGATGAAGAAATTGATCTTTTAAAAGAAAAAGGAATTACACAATATGAATTAAAAAAACAAATAAATTGTTTTGAAAAAAAATTTATATCAGATAATTATTCCATGAGTGGAATAGCTGCTAACTTATCTCATTATCATCTATATTATAAAAATACCACTTTAATTAATACTGATATAGAAAAATATTATTCTATATCTATAGAAGATATTAAAAGAGTAGCTAATAAATATTTAAATAAAAATAATAGAGTACGCTTGTACAATGTTCCAGATCAAAAATAA
- a CDS encoding c-type cytochrome, whose amino-acid sequence MKKILFPIFLFSFIFLLKSEDITGNPENGLYIFKKNCTTCHSIKLKEEMIGPALHGVTERRSREWLIKWIKDNKSLRESGDKNAIAIYKKYNNVEMNSFSTLSDNQIDDILSFIRNPNIKKDIDKKNNKIEVTEIGEKKFLIKLIIFCFSIFSLISFWVLYRIYILTKLLNETKEDPVFKKIDFPINILYKKFLGRKKNKWYLLSSFMIFFVLLGIYGIWSFMMKIDVNKGYKPEQPIYFSHKIHSGINEIDCQYCHFTAKYGKVSGIPSANVCMNCHITIDEYNGNYIEKGKSIDYYNKEIQKIYYAVGWDPKKRKYSEKTHPIKWVRIHNMPDFVHFDHSQHIITGEKMIKKFKNVDLICQACHGEVQKMDQVEMSNNFTMEWCISCHKNAEIDKNNQYYKYHFPITNNNKKITVDMIGGTECAKCHY is encoded by the coding sequence ATGAAAAAAATTTTATTTCCTATTTTCCTTTTTTCATTTATTTTTTTGTTAAAATCTGAAGATATAACAGGAAATCCTGAAAATGGGTTATATATTTTTAAAAAAAATTGTACTACATGTCATTCTATCAAATTAAAAGAAGAAATGATAGGACCAGCTTTACATGGAGTAACAGAAAGAAGAAGTAGAGAATGGTTGATTAAATGGATTAAAGATAACAAATCTTTAAGAGAAAGTGGAGATAAAAATGCTATAGCTATTTACAAAAAATACAATAATGTAGAAATGAATTCATTTTCTACATTATCTGATAATCAGATAGATGATATTCTTTCTTTTATAAGAAATCCAAATATAAAAAAAGATATAGATAAAAAAAATAATAAAATAGAAGTAACAGAAATAGGAGAAAAAAAATTTTTAATTAAACTAATTATTTTTTGTTTTAGTATATTTTCTTTAATATCTTTTTGGGTTTTATATAGAATTTATATTTTAACTAAGTTACTTAATGAAACAAAAGAAGATCCTGTTTTCAAAAAGATAGATTTCCCTATAAATATTTTATACAAAAAATTTTTAGGAAGAAAAAAAAATAAGTGGTATTTGTTATCTTCTTTTATGATTTTTTTTGTTTTATTAGGAATATATGGTATTTGGAGTTTTATGATGAAAATTGATGTTAATAAAGGTTATAAACCAGAACAACCTATTTATTTTTCTCATAAAATACATTCTGGTATCAATGAAATTGATTGTCAATATTGTCATTTTACTGCTAAATATGGTAAGGTTTCTGGTATACCATCTGCTAATGTTTGTATGAATTGTCATATAACTATTGATGAATATAATGGAAATTATATAGAAAAAGGAAAAAGTATAGATTATTATAATAAAGAAATACAAAAAATATACTATGCGGTAGGATGGGATCCAAAAAAAAGAAAATATTCTGAAAAAACTCATCCCATTAAATGGGTTAGAATACATAATATGCCAGATTTTGTTCATTTTGATCATTCTCAACATATAATAACTGGAGAAAAAATGATAAAAAAGTTTAAAAATGTAGATTTAATATGTCAAGCATGTCATGGAGAAGTTCAAAAAATGGATCAAGTAGAAATGTCTAACAATTTTACTATGGAATGGTGTATTTCTTGTCATAAGAATGCAGAAATAGATAAAAATAATCAATATTATAAATACCATTTTCCAATTACAAATAATAATAAAAAAATAACCGTAGATATGATTGGTGGAACAGAATGTGCCAAATGTCATTATTGA
- a CDS encoding M16 family metallopeptidase, producing the protein MLSHTINRSIPPKSLKRKTIINIEKPKFFQMKNGLKVLIVENHKLPLVRVGLELNFNSFLEKDKAGIQKVFGQMLRSGTKNYSKEQLDDIIDYMGVNFYTSFSEISIFTLKKHLEKSISIMSDVLMNSKFDNFRELNKIKKQRIIDISISEKDPNSILQRVRNILYFGKGHPYGEYETPETIENITLKDLKKLYEKYYIPNISYLSFIGDISKKEAEKLCNIYFSKWKKKEYVDEPLIEKYILPSKIEIDIVDVPSLTQSSICFGGPVCFKKSDPSYFSSILANGILGGGPQSRLFLNLREKKAYTYGAYSILKSDKNIGYFSVYTQVRNEVTENAIKDILEEIEKITKNKVSLEELNIKKKEIKGQFILDLEDPNRISDLFICELKNNLPNGFYKNYLEKIESTTVIDVHKSCKKFFNTKNGRILIIGKANDILPNIKKLGYPIRYFNQFGSLIKKI; encoded by the coding sequence ATGCTTTCTCATACAATAAATCGTAGTATACCACCTAAATCCTTAAAGAGGAAAACTATTATAAATATAGAAAAACCTAAATTTTTTCAAATGAAAAATGGATTAAAGGTTTTAATAGTTGAAAATCACAAATTACCTTTAGTAAGAGTTGGATTAGAATTAAATTTTAATTCTTTTTTGGAAAAAGATAAAGCAGGAATACAAAAAGTTTTTGGACAAATGCTTCGTTCTGGAACAAAAAATTATTCTAAAGAACAGTTAGATGATATTATTGATTACATGGGTGTAAATTTTTATACTTCTTTTTCTGAAATATCTATTTTTACTTTAAAAAAACATTTAGAAAAATCTATTTCTATTATGAGTGATGTTTTAATGAATAGTAAATTTGATAATTTTAGAGAATTAAATAAAATAAAAAAACAAAGAATCATAGATATTAGTATTTCAGAAAAAGATCCAAATTCTATTTTACAACGTGTTAGAAATATTTTATACTTTGGAAAAGGACATCCTTATGGAGAATATGAAACTCCTGAAACTATTGAAAATATAACATTAAAAGACTTGAAAAAATTATATGAAAAATATTATATTCCTAATATATCATATTTATCTTTTATAGGAGATATTTCTAAAAAAGAAGCAGAAAAATTGTGTAATATTTATTTTTCTAAGTGGAAAAAAAAAGAATATGTTGATGAACCACTTATAGAAAAATATATTTTACCTTCTAAAATAGAAATAGATATAGTAGATGTACCTTCTCTTACTCAATCTTCTATTTGTTTTGGAGGACCTGTTTGTTTTAAGAAAAGTGATCCATCATATTTTTCTTCTATTTTAGCGAATGGTATTTTGGGAGGAGGACCTCAAAGCCGTTTATTTTTAAATCTTAGAGAAAAAAAAGCATATACTTATGGAGCTTACTCTATTTTAAAATCCGATAAAAATATAGGTTATTTTTCTGTTTATACACAAGTTAGAAATGAAGTTACAGAAAATGCAATTAAAGATATTTTAGAAGAAATTGAAAAAATAACAAAAAATAAAGTTTCTCTTGAAGAGTTAAATATCAAAAAAAAGGAAATAAAAGGTCAATTTATTTTGGATTTAGAAGATCCAAATAGAATTAGTGATCTTTTTATTTGTGAATTAAAAAATAATCTTCCAAATGGATTTTATAAAAATTATTTAGAAAAAATAGAATCTACTACCGTAATAGATGTGCATAAATCATGTAAAAAATTTTTTAATACGAAAAATGGTCGTATTTTGATTATTGGAAAAGCAAATGATATATTACCAAATATAAAAAAGTTAGGTTATCCTATTCGATATTTTAATCAATTTGGATCTTTAATTAAAAAAATATGA
- the nrfD gene encoding NrfD/PsrC family molybdoenzyme membrane anchor subunit has protein sequence MSNHYDYSSIRRPLILGKKTLKNITDDILKPIESKASNLWWIAIFISLFAFIWGLICIFYTIGTGIGVWGLNRTINWAWDITNFVWWVGIGHAGTLISAVLLLFRQKWRLSINRSAEAMTIFAVIQAGLFPIIHMGRPWNAHWVLPIPNQFGTLWPNFNSPLLWDVFAISTYFSVSTVFWFMGLIPDFAMIRDRVTDPFQKKIYSILSFGWGGTSKDWQRFEELSLVLAGLCTPLVFSVHTIVSFDFSTSVIKGWHSTIFPPYFVAGAIFSGFAMVQTLLGVARKVLSLESYITRNHIEYMNMIILLTGGIVLLAYITEFILAWYSGSIFEKFIYFSAEASKGPFWWAFWALIICNIIIPQFLWIKSVRRSFFWSYIIAIIINIGMWFERFDIIVLNLSHDYLPSSWTGFIPSFVDVGIFIGTIGLFFVLYLLYIRVFPVISQSELKTILKTDKK, from the coding sequence ATGTCAAATCATTATGATTATTCTTCTATTAGAAGACCATTAATTTTAGGTAAAAAAACATTAAAAAATATTACCGATGACATATTAAAACCTATAGAAAGTAAAGCAAGTAATTTATGGTGGATTGCTATATTTATATCTTTATTTGCTTTTATTTGGGGGTTAATATGCATTTTTTATACAATTGGTACAGGTATTGGAGTATGGGGGTTAAATAGAACTATTAATTGGGCATGGGATATTACTAATTTTGTTTGGTGGGTTGGAATTGGTCATGCTGGAACTTTAATTTCTGCTGTTTTATTATTATTTAGACAAAAATGGAGATTATCTATTAATCGTTCTGCAGAAGCAATGACTATTTTTGCAGTTATTCAAGCTGGTTTATTTCCTATCATTCATATGGGAAGACCATGGAATGCTCATTGGGTTTTACCTATACCTAATCAATTTGGTACTTTATGGCCTAATTTTAATTCTCCACTATTGTGGGATGTATTTGCTATTAGTACTTATTTTTCTGTATCCACAGTTTTTTGGTTTATGGGATTAATACCTGATTTTGCAATGATACGAGATAGAGTAACTGATCCTTTTCAAAAAAAAATTTATAGTATTCTTAGTTTTGGTTGGGGAGGAACTTCTAAAGATTGGCAAAGATTTGAAGAACTTTCCTTAGTTTTGGCTGGTTTATGCACACCATTAGTTTTTTCTGTACATACTATAGTTTCTTTTGATTTTTCTACTTCTGTAATTAAGGGATGGCATAGTACTATATTTCCTCCTTATTTTGTAGCAGGAGCTATATTTTCAGGTTTTGCTATGGTACAAACTTTATTAGGTGTTGCAAGAAAAGTTCTTTCTTTAGAAAGTTATATTACAAGAAATCATATAGAATATATGAATATGATTATATTATTAACAGGTGGAATTGTTTTATTAGCTTATATAACAGAGTTTATTCTTGCATGGTATTCTGGTAGTATTTTTGAAAAATTTATTTATTTTTCTGCAGAAGCTTCTAAAGGACCATTTTGGTGGGCTTTTTGGGCTTTAATTATTTGCAATATAATTATTCCACAATTTTTGTGGATAAAATCTGTGCGAAGAAGTTTTTTTTGGTCTTATATAATAGCTATCATTATAAATATAGGAATGTGGTTTGAAAGATTTGATATAATAGTTTTGAATTTAAGTCATGATTATCTTCCATCTTCTTGGACAGGTTTTATTCCATCATTTGTAGATGTTGGAATATTTATAGGAACTATTGGCTTATTTTTTGTTCTTTATTTATTATATATACGAGTTTTTCCAGTTATTTCACAATCAGAATTAAAAACAATATTAAAAACTGATAAAAAATAA
- a CDS encoding SPFH domain-containing protein — protein sequence MSIFNLLFYGIILILILSIFSSFIFIINQKTAAIIERMGKFHSIRHAGLNFKIPIIDHIVGKLTLKIQQLDILIDTKTKDNVFVKVKISVQFQVIKDKVYEAFYKLDNSHAQITSYIFDVVRAEVPKMRLDDVFERKDHIALVVKGELKGAMLNYGYSIIKALVTDLDPDEQVKHAMNRINTAEREKVAAEYKAEADRIKIVAKAKAEAESKRLQGKGTADQRREIARGILESVEVLNNVGINSQEASALIVVTQHYDTLQSMGENTNTNLILLPNSPGSASDMLNNMITSFNISNQIGENIKKKIKNNNK from the coding sequence ATGAGTATTTTTAATTTACTATTTTATGGAATAATACTTATTTTAATTTTATCTATATTTTCAAGTTTTATTTTTATAATAAATCAAAAAACAGCTGCTATTATTGAAAGAATGGGAAAATTTCATAGTATTCGTCATGCTGGATTAAATTTTAAAATTCCTATTATTGATCATATAGTAGGAAAATTGACATTGAAAATTCAACAATTAGATATTTTAATAGATACTAAAACTAAAGATAATGTTTTCGTAAAAGTAAAAATATCTGTTCAATTTCAAGTAATAAAAGATAAAGTATATGAAGCTTTTTATAAATTAGATAATTCTCATGCCCAAATTACTTCTTATATATTTGATGTTGTTAGAGCAGAAGTTCCAAAAATGCGTTTAGATGATGTTTTTGAAAGAAAAGATCATATAGCTCTTGTAGTAAAAGGAGAATTAAAAGGTGCCATGTTAAATTATGGATATTCCATAATTAAAGCATTAGTTACAGATCTTGATCCAGATGAACAAGTAAAACATGCTATGAATCGTATTAATACAGCGGAAAGAGAAAAAGTAGCAGCTGAGTATAAAGCTGAAGCTGATAGAATTAAAATAGTAGCAAAAGCTAAAGCTGAAGCTGAAAGTAAAAGATTACAAGGAAAAGGAACAGCTGATCAACGTAGAGAAATAGCTAGAGGTATTTTAGAGTCAGTAGAAGTATTGAATAATGTAGGTATTAATTCACAAGAGGCATCTGCTTTGATAGTTGTAACACAACATTATGATACTCTTCAATCTATGGGAGAAAATACAAATACTAATTTGATTTTACTTCCTAATTCTCCAGGATCTGCCAGTGATATGTTAAATAATATGATTACTTCATTTAATATTTCTAATCAAATAGGAGAAAATATTAAAAAAAAAATAAAAAATAATAATAAATAA
- a CDS encoding DUF3127 domain-containing protein, translated as MEIIGIIKKIFEVQKFDSGFRKKEIVITTEEPYPQNILVEFIQDKVDLLENIKIKDKIKIYINIRGREWTNNEGIIKYFNSIQGWKIEEIDSISNSSSNSSSKKSSVIPSSLSSDDFDDLPF; from the coding sequence ATGGAAATAATAGGAATAATTAAAAAAATATTTGAAGTTCAAAAATTTGATAGTGGATTTAGAAAAAAAGAAATAGTAATTACTACTGAAGAACCTTATCCTCAAAATATATTAGTTGAATTTATTCAAGATAAAGTAGATTTATTAGAAAATATAAAAATAAAGGATAAAATAAAAATTTATATTAATATTAGAGGTAGAGAATGGACTAATAATGAAGGAATTATAAAATATTTTAATTCTATCCAAGGATGGAAAATAGAGGAAATAGATTCTATTTCAAATAGTAGTAGTAATTCTTCATCAAAAAAATCTTCTGTTATACCTTCGTCTTTATCTTCTGATGATTTTGATGATCTTCCATTTTAA
- a CDS encoding DUF3341 domain-containing protein translates to MNRSKFFNVYALYENDEKLLNSIKIIINNNFSIHEVYSPFPIHNLNKILKLKKSNLSFLSFIYGLFGFFISSIFIWYTMIFDWPQNIGGKPSFSWIRNIPSFIPVIFELSIFFSAHFMCITYLVQCKLFPGFIRKNPDFRTTDNMFLIEIHTEINTKKLVSLLKENGAKEIKINTILY, encoded by the coding sequence ATGAATAGATCTAAATTTTTTAATGTATATGCATTGTATGAAAATGACGAAAAACTTTTAAATAGCATTAAAATTATTATAAATAATAATTTTAGTATACATGAAGTGTATTCTCCTTTTCCTATTCATAATCTAAACAAAATATTAAAACTTAAAAAAAGTAATTTATCTTTTCTCTCTTTTATATATGGATTATTTGGTTTTTTTATATCTAGTATATTTATTTGGTATACTATGATTTTTGATTGGCCTCAAAATATTGGAGGAAAACCATCTTTTTCTTGGATAAGAAATATTCCTTCATTTATTCCTGTAATATTTGAATTATCCATATTTTTTTCTGCTCATTTTATGTGTATTACTTATCTTGTTCAATGTAAATTATTTCCAGGATTTATTCGAAAAAATCCTGATTTTAGAACTACTGATAATATGTTTTTAATAGAAATACATACAGAAATAAATACAAAAAAATTAGTTTCTTTATTAAAAGAAAATGGAGCTAAAGAGATTAAAATAAATACTATTCTTTACTAA
- a CDS encoding 4Fe-4S dicluster domain-containing protein, with protein MNNKKEIITYNPVKNFFNEKSSRRDFLKWIGFSTASVALAACKGPVIKSIPYVVKPEEITPGVPTYYASTMIDSFDLACVLVKTREGRPIKIEPNVFSKYFNTTSSRIQSSLLSLYDEERLKNPFLKGKKCSWNQIDNYILKKLEYIYKSGKDIIFISSSFPSFSTKKLIQDFKKTYSNTKWITYDAVSYSKALDAAESVFGIRAFPIFNLEKSNLIISFDADFLGDWSPENMAKYYVKSRNPKNSMMQHIQIESNMTISGANADIRISKIPSDIKNMLLEVYKYIFFGKKPKNKTSKKIAFLIKEKGSKSVIFADGDKESYELSFLINKKINSETLQNDRYILSKESNDKKFINFFKNFKEDKIGGIFIHNTNPLYSLPLSLSTKIKNILKKIPLTVSFSTKKDETNEIMKVLAPIPHWLESWGDTNPINNVYTLIQPTIQSIFNTRQLQDSLIIWGKIKESNYYEYLKKTWEKYIIPKSNVSSFNEALYHGFIEINDKNNILYKNVNKKIEYYKENKLLEKKDLNFELRLYTKISMGDGHQYNNPWLQEFPDPITRTTWDNYLTMSYIDAKRIGLKNWNIGDGSLNGNCVDLIKNSKIFIKNLPVLIQPGQAIGSIGLAFGYGQKKGKLYNGKNAYKVYEDFNIIQYNIKIKKSRKIHEFACVQLQNTTVGRDLIKETDLDSFLKKPKEVWNHEEKISINNTIIPIDHISMWEEKNKKEKSGHHFNLSIDLNACIGCGACIIACHSENNVPVVGKKEIRKSRDMHWLRVDRYYSDEKKYKKEINNPKVSFQPIMCQHCNYAPCETVCPVGATTHGKQGQNMMAYNRCVGTRYCANNCPYKVRRFNWFNYANNQKFDFNMNNTLGKMVLNPDVVVRTRGVMEKCSLCIQKTQYVIGIAKKQNRKIKDKEFETACSISCPTKAITFGDINDKNSIIYKKIKDSRTYKLLDFIGVQPNISYQLKIHNNKNKEEII; from the coding sequence ATGAATAATAAAAAAGAAATAATAACATATAATCCAGTAAAAAACTTTTTTAATGAAAAAAGTTCTAGAAGAGATTTTCTTAAATGGATAGGATTTAGTACGGCTTCAGTAGCTTTAGCAGCTTGTAAAGGACCAGTTATTAAATCTATTCCTTATGTTGTTAAACCAGAAGAAATTACTCCAGGAGTACCTACTTATTATGCTTCTACAATGATTGATTCTTTTGATTTAGCATGTGTTCTAGTAAAAACTAGAGAAGGACGTCCTATAAAAATAGAACCTAATGTTTTTTCAAAATATTTTAATACAACTTCATCAAGAATACAATCTTCTTTATTATCTCTTTATGATGAAGAAAGATTAAAGAATCCTTTTTTAAAAGGGAAAAAATGTTCTTGGAATCAGATAGATAATTATATTTTAAAAAAATTAGAATATATATATAAATCTGGAAAAGATATAATCTTTATATCTTCTTCTTTTCCAAGTTTTTCTACAAAAAAATTAATTCAAGATTTTAAAAAAACATATTCAAATACTAAATGGATAACTTATGATGCCGTTTCATATTCTAAAGCATTAGATGCTGCAGAATCAGTTTTTGGAATTCGTGCCTTTCCTATTTTTAATTTAGAAAAATCTAATTTAATAATTTCATTTGATGCTGATTTTTTAGGTGATTGGAGTCCAGAAAACATGGCAAAATATTATGTAAAAAGTAGAAATCCAAAAAATTCTATGATGCAACATATTCAAATTGAGTCTAATATGACTATTTCTGGAGCTAACGCAGATATTAGAATATCTAAAATTCCTTCTGATATTAAGAATATGTTATTAGAAGTATATAAATATATTTTTTTTGGAAAAAAACCTAAAAATAAAACATCAAAAAAAATAGCATTTTTAATAAAAGAAAAGGGATCCAAAAGCGTTATTTTTGCAGATGGAGATAAAGAATCTTATGAGTTATCCTTTTTAATAAATAAAAAAATTAATAGCGAAACATTACAAAATGATAGGTATATTTTATCAAAAGAAAGTAATGATAAAAAATTTATCAATTTTTTTAAAAATTTTAAAGAAGACAAAATTGGAGGTATTTTTATTCATAATACTAATCCTTTATATAGTCTTCCATTATCATTATCTACTAAAATAAAAAATATTTTAAAAAAAATACCTTTAACTGTATCTTTTTCTACAAAAAAAGATGAAACTAACGAAATAATGAAGGTATTAGCCCCTATACCACATTGGCTTGAGTCTTGGGGGGATACTAATCCTATTAATAATGTTTATACACTTATACAGCCCACTATTCAATCAATTTTTAATACAAGACAATTACAAGATTCCTTAATAATTTGGGGGAAAATTAAAGAAAGTAATTATTATGAATATTTAAAAAAAACTTGGGAAAAATATATTATACCTAAATCTAATGTTTCTTCTTTTAATGAAGCTTTATACCATGGATTTATAGAAATAAACGATAAAAATAATATTTTATATAAAAATGTAAATAAAAAAATAGAGTATTACAAAGAAAATAAATTATTAGAAAAAAAAGATCTAAATTTTGAACTTAGACTATACACAAAAATAAGTATGGGAGATGGCCATCAATATAATAATCCTTGGTTACAAGAGTTTCCAGATCCTATAACACGTACTACTTGGGATAATTATTTGACTATGTCGTATATTGATGCAAAAAGAATAGGATTAAAAAATTGGAATATAGGAGATGGATCTTTGAATGGAAATTGTGTAGATTTAATCAAAAATAGTAAAATATTCATTAAAAATTTACCTGTTTTAATTCAACCTGGACAAGCTATAGGTTCTATAGGATTAGCTTTTGGATATGGTCAAAAAAAAGGAAAACTATATAATGGAAAAAATGCCTATAAAGTATATGAAGATTTTAATATAATACAATATAATATAAAAATAAAAAAATCTAGAAAAATACATGAATTTGCTTGTGTACAATTGCAAAATACAACAGTAGGAAGAGATTTAATTAAAGAAACAGATTTAGATTCTTTTTTAAAAAAACCTAAAGAAGTTTGGAATCATGAGGAAAAAATATCTATCAACAATACAATAATACCCATAGATCATATTTCTATGTGGGAAGAAAAAAATAAAAAAGAAAAAAGTGGACATCATTTTAATCTATCTATAGATTTAAATGCTTGTATTGGATGTGGAGCTTGTATTATAGCATGTCATTCAGAAAATAATGTTCCTGTTGTAGGAAAAAAAGAAATAAGAAAATCTAGAGATATGCATTGGTTACGTGTAGATAGATATTATAGTGATGAAAAAAAATATAAAAAAGAAATAAATAATCCAAAAGTATCTTTTCAACCTATTATGTGTCAACATTGTAATTATGCACCTTGTGAAACAGTATGTCCAGTTGGGGCTACTACTCATGGAAAACAAGGTCAAAATATGATGGCTTATAATCGTTGTGTAGGAACTCGTTATTGTGCAAATAACTGTCCTTATAAAGTTAGACGTTTTAATTGGTTTAATTATGCTAATAATCAAAAATTTGATTTTAATATGAATAATACACTAGGAAAAATGGTACTTAATCCTGACGTAGTTGTTAGAACTAGAGGTGTTATGGAAAAATGTTCTTTATGCATACAAAAAACACAATATGTTATTGGAATAGCTAAAAAACAAAATAGAAAAATAAAAGATAAAGAATTTGAAACTGCTTGTAGTATTTCTTGTCCTACAAAAGCTATTACTTTTGGAGATATTAATGATAAAAATAGTATTATTTATAAAAAAATAAAGGATTCCAGAACTTATAAACTTCTTGATTTTATAGGAGTACAACCTAATATATCTTATCAATTAAAGATTCATAATAATAAAAATAAAGAAGAAATAATATAA